ttatcaaattcCTATCAGAGTTCGTTCATTCATCTGTAACGATCAGTCGTATCTTAACTTCAGCCTTCTTTGCTGCACTTCGTCTTTCCATGGTTCTGCCTCCCACTTGAGCTTGCATCACATTCTCTGCAATCTTGCCTTGTGAGCATTTTATTTCCAGGGAGCACACCAGTTGGAGGGATCGTTGAATGTGGTTTCCTTTATGCAACAAAATCACTCCTCGTACCACTCCGTCTCTTCCCTTCACGTGACGGATCACTCTACCTTTCATCCACTCCCCCCTGTTCTTCTGCTCTCCCACAACAAGAACGATTTCTCCAATCTCAGGAATTTGTTGCTTCCCGTGGTTTATCCTGTGACTCTCCATCAAACCGTTAATGTACTCCCTTTGCCAACGGCGCCATGCGTGTTGTCTGGCGTTGTTCAGTCGTCTGTATAGCCTGGTGACCTCTTCCTCCTCAATCTCGATGTCTGCAAACTCGTATGCATTTTGCCCCCACATGATCACGTTTGGCGTTAATGTTTCCGGCTCCCCTTCGTTGCTCTCGACGTACGTTAGTGGCCGGTTGTTGAGATGTTTCTCAATATCGATGACGACAGCCTCCAACTGCTCAAAAGTGAGGTGCGTGGTCCCGAGAGTCTTGTAAAGGGTCTTCTTCACTTCTCTTATTAGCCGCTCCTACATCCCTCCCCACCATGGCGACTTGGCGAGGTTGAACTGCCACCTAATCTCTTGCCTGGCGAAGAAGTCTTGCAGCCTTTCCCCTCTCATTCTTATCTTCTGAATCCATGTTGCTGTCGCCTTGAACGTCGCTGCATTATCGGAAATGATCACCTGTGGTCTCGTTCGCCGGCTTACAAAGGCGTTAAGCTTCCTCTGAAATTCTTCGGCTGATTGCGTTCTGGTCAACTCCAGGTGTACCGCACTGGATGTCGCGCATGTGAACATCAGTACGTAAGCTTTCTCTTCCCTCTTGTTTACTTTATACTTCAATGGCCCTGCAAAGTCTACACCTGTGTATTGGAAGGGGCGACTGACCTCTGTGCGAAATTCTGGCAACGCGGCCGTTACTGGTGCTTCATATGGCTTGGCAGCAAACACTTTGCACACGTTGCACCGTTGTATAAGCTTCTTTACCAGTGCGCGAAGTCGCGGTATCCACCACTCCTCTCGCAATGCTGCCATTGTGTTGGCTACGCCCAAATGTTTCACTTGGGTGTGGACATGTTGGATAAGCTTCCGCACGAACGGCCCATCTTCAAGGTAGGTTGGGTTATATCCAGAGATTCTACCAGCACACTTCAGGATACCCGATTTCTCTTCTTTCACCAGTTTCCAACCAGGCC
This portion of the Acropora palmata chromosome 13, jaAcrPala1.3, whole genome shotgun sequence genome encodes:
- the LOC141863201 gene encoding uncharacterized protein LOC141863201 codes for the protein MERPGWKLVKEEKSGILKCAGRISGYNPTYLEDGPFVRKLIQHVHTQVKHLGVANTMAALREEWWIPRLRALVKKLIQRCNVCKVFAAKPYEAPVTAALPEFRTEVSRPFQYTGVDFAGPLKYKVNKREEKAYVLMFTCATSSAVHLELTRTQSAEEFQRKLNAFVSRRTRPQVIISDNAATFKATATWIQKIRMRGERLQDFFARQEIRWQFNLAKSPWWGGM